From Levilactobacillus zymae, a single genomic window includes:
- a CDS encoding helix-turn-helix domain-containing protein — protein sequence MAKKTYNIGVEATLDVISGKWKPQLLCHLSVRPQRTCDLRQELPEISQKVLTQQLRELMDDGIVQRQVYGERAPFKVVYTLTPMGRSLGTVLVQMSIWGEHHVDELRETGVRDVRVQNDHTGFEHLLQAN from the coding sequence ATGGCGAAGAAAACCTACAATATCGGCGTGGAAGCCACCTTAGACGTGATCAGTGGTAAATGGAAACCGCAACTGCTCTGCCACCTGAGCGTGCGGCCGCAGCGTACCTGCGATTTGCGTCAGGAACTCCCGGAAATCTCCCAGAAAGTTCTGACCCAACAGTTGCGCGAATTAATGGATGACGGCATCGTCCAGCGCCAGGTCTACGGTGAACGGGCTCCCTTTAAGGTGGTTTACACGCTGACGCCCATGGGCCGGTCGTTGGGCACCGTTCTGGTCCAGATGTCGATCTGGGGCGAACACCACGTCGACGAACTCCGGGAAACCGGCGTCCGTGATGTCCGGGTCCAAAACGACCACACCGGGTTTGAGCACTTATTACAGGCAAATTAA
- a CDS encoding MerR family transcriptional regulator, giving the protein MSYSIHEVAEKLNLSIYSIRYYHDHGMLPFVERDTNNNRVFHDIDIEWLRLIICFRNTGMPLERIQHYLDLVQQGDETIPERYQMMKVQQERTVQELAALKNHLATINHKVAHYHDVLTQGKPDTYVPTDLPQPQPTDNIA; this is encoded by the coding sequence TTGTCCTATAGCATTCATGAGGTCGCCGAAAAATTAAACCTTTCAATCTATAGTATTCGCTACTACCACGACCACGGGATGTTGCCCTTCGTGGAACGCGACACTAATAACAACCGGGTCTTTCACGACATCGATATCGAGTGGTTACGCCTAATCATCTGTTTCCGCAATACGGGGATGCCCCTCGAACGCATCCAGCATTATCTGGACCTAGTTCAACAGGGCGACGAGACGATTCCCGAGCGCTATCAAATGATGAAAGTCCAACAGGAACGGACCGTTCAGGAATTGGCCGCCCTGAAAAATCACTTGGCTACCATTAACCACAAGGTCGCCCACTACCACGACGTTTTGACGCAGGGTAAGCCCGACACCTACGTGCCCACCGACTTACCGCAACCGCAACCGACGGATAATATCGCTTAG
- a CDS encoding iron-containing alcohol dehydrogenase — MAERSYDFLMPSVNFFGPGVITKIGERAKMLGMKKPVIVTDKFLEGLKGGAVQQTLASLKAAGVDYVVYNNVEPNPKIRNIKEVKKLYQDSGADSIITVGGGSAHDTGKGAGIILTNGDDITKLAGIETLDKALPPLIAVNTTAGTGSELTRHAVITNEETHLKFVVVSWRNIPLVSFNDPSLMLDVPKGLTAATGMDAFVQSIEPYVSVDHNPITDSQCVEAIKLIETSLREAVANGHNLEARTKMVEAEMLAGMAFNNANLGYVHAMAHQLGGQYDAPHGVCCALLLPYVEEYNIIACPERFAELAKIMGENTDGLSTRDAAELAIKAMKQMSQDVGIPKSIKEIGAKPEDFELMAENALKDGNAFSNPRKGTKEDIIKIFQAAYDAE; from the coding sequence ATGGCTGAACGTAGTTATGATTTTCTGATGCCCAGTGTCAACTTTTTTGGCCCTGGTGTAATTACTAAAATTGGTGAACGTGCAAAAATGTTGGGGATGAAGAAGCCCGTGATCGTCACGGACAAATTCCTCGAAGGTTTAAAGGGTGGCGCCGTTCAACAGACCTTAGCGTCATTAAAGGCCGCCGGGGTTGATTACGTGGTTTACAACAACGTCGAACCAAACCCAAAGATTCGCAACATCAAAGAAGTTAAGAAGCTTTACCAAGACTCCGGTGCCGACTCCATCATCACGGTTGGTGGTGGGTCCGCCCACGATACTGGTAAGGGTGCCGGAATCATCTTGACCAACGGTGACGACATCACTAAGTTGGCCGGGATCGAAACGCTCGACAAGGCCTTACCACCATTGATCGCCGTAAACACGACCGCCGGGACCGGTTCCGAACTGACCCGTCACGCCGTGATCACTAACGAAGAAACCCACTTGAAGTTCGTGGTCGTTTCATGGCGGAACATTCCGTTGGTTTCCTTCAACGACCCATCGTTGATGTTGGACGTCCCTAAGGGCTTAACGGCCGCTACCGGGATGGACGCTTTCGTGCAATCCATCGAACCTTACGTGTCCGTGGACCACAACCCAATCACCGACTCCCAATGTGTGGAAGCCATCAAGTTGATTGAAACGTCCTTACGTGAAGCCGTTGCTAACGGCCACAACCTGGAAGCTCGGACCAAGATGGTCGAAGCCGAAATGTTAGCCGGGATGGCCTTCAACAACGCCAACTTGGGTTACGTGCACGCCATGGCGCACCAATTAGGTGGTCAATATGACGCACCCCACGGTGTCTGCTGTGCGCTGTTACTCCCATACGTGGAAGAATACAACATCATCGCCTGCCCAGAACGGTTCGCTGAATTAGCCAAGATCATGGGTGAAAACACCGACGGCTTATCCACGCGTGACGCTGCCGAATTAGCCATCAAGGCCATGAAGCAGATGAGCCAAGACGTTGGTATTCCAAAGTCCATCAAGGAAATCGGTGCTAAGCCAGAAGACTTCGAACTGATGGCCGAAAACGCCTTGAAGGACGGTAACGCCTTCTCCAACCCTCGTAAGGGAACCAAGGAAGACATCATCAAGATCTTCCAAGCTGCTTACGACGCTGAATAA
- a CDS encoding aldo/keto reductase — MYQADEYRYQQMVYNRVGDSGLKLSAIGLGLWNNFGSVDPFDTQVAMIHQAFDLGITYFDLANNYGPKPGSAEENFGRIMAGDMHAYRDQMVIASKAGYVMWPGPYGNWGSRKSIIASANQSLKRTGLDYFDIFYSHRPDPNTAIEETALALDQLVRQGKALYVGISNYNGAQTAAITKIFNDLHTPFIIHQPRYNMFNRDVETDLFPVLKREHKAAVGFSSLSQGLLTDKYLNGIPADSRAKKGTIPFLNPTQVDQTLQTVKQLNELAQNRGQSLAQMALAWNLREPEIASVLIGASRPEQIVDNVQALQHLDFTAAELTAIDQILAQQGAISWGAH; from the coding sequence ATGTATCAGGCAGACGAGTACCGCTACCAACAGATGGTGTATAACCGGGTGGGGGATAGCGGCTTAAAATTATCGGCGATTGGTTTAGGACTGTGGAACAACTTTGGGAGTGTCGATCCCTTCGACACGCAGGTGGCGATGATCCACCAGGCCTTTGATTTAGGCATTACCTACTTCGATTTGGCCAACAACTACGGGCCGAAACCGGGGAGCGCGGAGGAAAACTTCGGTCGGATCATGGCCGGCGACATGCACGCCTACCGCGACCAGATGGTGATTGCCAGCAAGGCCGGTTACGTGATGTGGCCGGGCCCGTACGGTAACTGGGGGTCGCGCAAGAGCATCATTGCCAGCGCTAACCAGAGCCTGAAACGGACCGGGTTGGACTACTTTGACATCTTCTACAGCCACCGACCGGACCCGAACACGGCCATTGAAGAAACGGCGTTGGCGTTGGATCAACTGGTGCGTCAGGGCAAGGCCCTGTACGTGGGTATCTCGAACTACAATGGTGCCCAAACGGCGGCGATTACTAAGATCTTTAACGACCTGCACACGCCGTTTATCATCCACCAACCGCGCTACAACATGTTCAACCGCGACGTGGAGACCGACCTCTTCCCGGTCTTAAAGCGCGAGCACAAGGCGGCGGTCGGCTTCAGTTCCCTGTCGCAAGGGCTCTTGACGGATAAGTACCTCAACGGGATTCCCGCGGATTCCCGGGCCAAGAAGGGGACGATTCCGTTCTTGAACCCGACGCAGGTCGATCAGACGTTGCAGACCGTCAAGCAGTTAAACGAACTGGCGCAAAACCGGGGGCAGAGCTTAGCCCAGATGGCGTTGGCCTGGAACTTACGAGAACCGGAGATCGCTAGCGTCCTCATTGGAGCAAGTCGGCCCGAACAAATCGTCGACAACGTTCAGGCCTTACAGCACCTGGACTTTACGGCCGCCGAATTAACCGCGATTGATCAGATTCTGGCCCAACAGGGGGCAATCTCCTGGGGCGCGCACTAA
- a CDS encoding LD-carboxypeptidase: protein MFKPAPLQRGDAVAIVSLSAGTLGEPFAAHELARGKDRLRQLGLTPVCMPNSLKGTAYLAAHPAALLDPQIRGIICAIGGNDTYRLAPFLLDDPDFRTAVTAHPKLFTGFSDTTVDHLMLYQLGLTTYYGPNLLNDLAELGPDLLPYTAQTLRHYFTNPATTAITSSPVWYQERTDFSPAALDTLRISHPETRGYQVLRGHGQVTGPLLGGCLDSLNSLLTDTRFPDEPTVNARYHLLPSAADFAGKVLFLETSEERPTPAAYQAMLEHLKAAGILGAAAAIITGKPQDEVYYPDYCRVLQAVTADLQTPLMTNLNFGHAYPRTALPYGATARLDLDQATLTITEPYFAGPTD, encoded by the coding sequence ATGTTCAAACCAGCACCATTGCAGCGCGGGGACGCGGTCGCCATCGTCAGCTTATCGGCCGGCACACTGGGTGAACCGTTCGCCGCTCACGAACTGGCCCGCGGAAAAGACCGCCTGCGTCAACTCGGCCTCACGCCCGTTTGTATGCCGAACAGCCTCAAGGGGACCGCTTACCTGGCGGCACATCCCGCGGCCCTCTTAGACCCGCAAATTCGCGGGATTATCTGTGCCATCGGGGGGAACGATACCTACCGGTTGGCCCCGTTCTTACTCGACGACCCCGACTTTCGCACGGCCGTCACGGCGCATCCCAAACTCTTCACCGGTTTTTCGGACACCACGGTCGACCACCTGATGCTCTATCAACTGGGGCTAACCACCTACTACGGTCCCAACCTGCTCAACGACCTGGCCGAACTGGGACCCGATTTGCTGCCGTACACGGCTCAGACGCTACGCCACTACTTCACCAATCCCGCCACGACGGCCATTACCAGTAGTCCCGTCTGGTACCAGGAGCGCACCGATTTCTCGCCCGCGGCCCTCGATACCCTCCGCATCAGTCATCCCGAAACACGGGGCTACCAGGTCTTACGCGGCCACGGACAAGTGACCGGTCCCTTATTGGGCGGCTGTCTCGACAGTCTGAACAGCCTGCTGACCGACACGCGCTTTCCCGACGAGCCCACCGTTAACGCCCGCTACCATCTGCTTCCCAGTGCCGCCGACTTTGCGGGGAAGGTTCTCTTCTTGGAAACCAGCGAAGAACGGCCCACCCCGGCGGCCTACCAAGCTATGTTGGAACATCTAAAAGCCGCCGGTATCTTGGGGGCCGCAGCCGCCATCATCACGGGCAAGCCCCAAGACGAGGTCTACTATCCCGACTACTGCCGGGTGCTACAGGCGGTCACCGCCGACTTACAGACGCCCCTCATGACCAACCTCAACTTCGGCCACGCTTACCCACGGACGGCACTCCCGTACGGCGCCACGGCGCGCTTGGACTTAGACCAAGCGACCCTGACCATCACGGAACCCTATTTTGCGGGCCCGACCGATTAA
- a CDS encoding NADH-dependent flavin oxidoreductase, which produces MTYAFMQPYTFKNGLTLKNRLAMSPTTTMSSFYDGHVTNDEIDFYGARAGGLGLIIGEVANVIASGKGFEGELSIANDSDIPGLTALAHAMKQNGTKAVLQIFHAGRKSNDSILRGHQPVSASAVAATFPADSQEPRALSTAEIDDIIAAFGDATRRAIVAGFDGVELHGANTYLLQQFFSPNSNRRTDKWGIDRMAFAKAVMASAHAAIDQYADRPFLLGYRISPEEIETPGIRLADSLAFVDMLGDSVVDYVHVSMGSAHRTSLNDKTDHEPILTKISRQLAGRKPLMGVGSVETPQDAAAVLALGTDLVAMGREMIREPLWVQKVAAGDEASLRYQLSPSAMDELKIPRAMQDYLKGAFYSVMHFTDDPTTAQNYQNQAAPMEGFEKKM; this is translated from the coding sequence ATGACTTATGCATTTATGCAACCTTATACGTTTAAAAATGGCTTGACCCTAAAGAACCGCTTGGCGATGTCGCCCACGACCACCATGTCGAGTTTCTACGACGGCCACGTGACCAACGATGAAATCGACTTTTACGGTGCGCGGGCTGGCGGCTTAGGCCTAATCATTGGTGAAGTGGCCAACGTGATTGCTAGTGGGAAGGGCTTTGAAGGGGAACTGTCGATCGCCAACGATAGCGATATTCCCGGCTTAACGGCGTTGGCGCACGCGATGAAGCAAAACGGCACCAAGGCGGTCTTACAGATCTTCCATGCCGGGCGGAAGTCCAACGACTCGATTTTGCGGGGCCACCAACCGGTCAGTGCGAGTGCGGTAGCGGCGACCTTTCCCGCCGATTCACAGGAGCCCCGGGCGTTGAGCACCGCCGAAATTGACGACATCATTGCGGCCTTCGGGGATGCGACGCGGCGGGCCATCGTGGCCGGTTTCGATGGCGTCGAGCTCCACGGCGCCAACACCTATTTGTTACAACAGTTCTTCTCCCCGAACTCTAACCGGCGGACCGACAAGTGGGGGATCGACCGGATGGCCTTCGCCAAGGCCGTGATGGCCAGTGCCCACGCGGCAATCGACCAGTACGCCGACCGGCCGTTCCTGTTAGGCTACCGGATCTCACCCGAGGAAATCGAAACGCCGGGGATTCGCTTGGCCGACTCGTTGGCGTTTGTCGACATGCTGGGGGATTCCGTGGTGGATTACGTTCACGTGTCGATGGGGTCGGCGCACCGCACGTCGCTCAACGATAAGACCGACCACGAGCCGATTCTGACCAAGATTAGTCGGCAATTGGCGGGTCGAAAACCGTTGATGGGCGTGGGGTCCGTCGAAACGCCGCAGGATGCCGCAGCCGTTTTGGCCCTGGGCACCGATTTGGTCGCCATGGGTCGGGAAATGATTCGCGAACCGCTCTGGGTTCAAAAGGTGGCGGCCGGAGACGAAGCCAGCTTACGGTACCAATTATCGCCGAGTGCCATGGATGAATTAAAGATTCCGCGGGCCATGCAGGACTACCTGAAAGGGGCGTTCTATTCGGTGATGCACTTTACCGATGATCCAACGACCGCGCAGAACTACCAGAACCAAGCGGCACCCATGGAAGGCTTCGAGAAGAAGATGTAG
- a CDS encoding HAD family hydrolase, with translation MTPFPEVIATLKALQQRGYHLIMMSNSSWDIIDANAAALTVPFDVWTAEDVHAYKPDLHFFRTIAQEYGLTTTNHWHIAQGYASDIVPADQLGWPSIWVNRDQATPTTVVRPTQMVTTLDQVLPLLP, from the coding sequence CTGACGCCGTTTCCCGAAGTGATTGCAACCCTCAAGGCCCTCCAACAACGCGGCTACCACCTAATCATGATGTCCAATTCGTCGTGGGACATCATTGACGCCAACGCCGCGGCGTTGACCGTGCCGTTTGACGTCTGGACCGCCGAGGACGTCCACGCCTATAAGCCGGACCTGCACTTCTTTCGGACCATCGCGCAGGAATACGGCTTAACCACCACTAATCATTGGCACATCGCCCAGGGCTACGCCAGCGACATCGTGCCCGCCGACCAACTGGGCTGGCCGTCTATCTGGGTTAACCGCGACCAGGCGACCCCCACCACCGTCGTTCGCCCCACCCAGATGGTCACCACCCTCGACCAGGTCTTGCCCCTGCTGCCCTAA
- a CDS encoding NADP-dependent oxidoreductase translates to MQAIQVTHYNRQHWVALNDVPEPTVGPTDILVEVQAAGVNLNDVRFATGVVAPILPTKLPFTLGSEVAGTVLKVGADVTTFSVGQAVYARLPHAQMGAFAERVAVAADCWAPIPAGLTFEQAAAVPSAALAAYQALTEELSLKTGDQLFLPHGADGFGLFAIPFAHKLGIRVTTSASSQAVTSLKALGAERVLDDRTTDFATELHDFDAVIDTQGRNAIPAELKILRRHGTLVSLAALPNWKFACQQDYSLPRRLIFGAAGLNLTLQAHRQHKQYRFMLVHADGSQLRHISDWIANLHLTPTVAATYSLEQTQAALDQVATRQTTGKVVITR, encoded by the coding sequence ATGCAAGCTATTCAGGTTACCCATTACAATCGTCAACACTGGGTCGCGCTCAACGACGTTCCCGAACCCACCGTGGGGCCCACCGACATCTTGGTCGAGGTCCAGGCCGCCGGCGTTAACTTAAACGACGTTCGCTTCGCCACCGGGGTCGTGGCGCCAATTCTCCCTACCAAACTCCCTTTTACGTTAGGAAGCGAGGTCGCGGGAACCGTTTTAAAGGTGGGCGCTGATGTCACCACCTTTAGCGTGGGCCAAGCCGTGTACGCGCGCTTACCGCACGCCCAAATGGGGGCCTTCGCCGAACGCGTGGCGGTGGCGGCCGACTGTTGGGCCCCGATTCCCGCGGGACTAACCTTCGAACAGGCCGCCGCGGTCCCCTCGGCCGCCCTCGCCGCTTACCAGGCACTGACCGAGGAACTTTCCCTAAAGACCGGCGACCAGCTGTTTCTGCCTCACGGGGCCGATGGCTTTGGCCTGTTCGCCATCCCGTTTGCCCACAAACTCGGCATCCGGGTGACTACCAGCGCCAGTTCACAAGCCGTCACTAGCCTCAAAGCCTTGGGCGCCGAACGGGTGCTCGATGACCGCACCACCGACTTTGCCACCGAGCTACACGACTTTGACGCCGTCATCGATACGCAGGGCCGTAACGCCATCCCCGCCGAGCTAAAGATTTTACGCCGCCACGGGACCCTGGTCTCCCTAGCGGCCCTACCCAATTGGAAATTCGCTTGTCAGCAGGATTACTCGTTGCCCCGGCGGCTCATCTTTGGCGCCGCCGGACTAAACCTGACGCTCCAAGCCCACCGCCAACACAAGCAGTACCGCTTCATGTTGGTCCACGCCGACGGATCCCAACTCCGCCACATCAGTGACTGGATAGCCAACCTGCACCTGACGCCCACGGTGGCGGCGACCTATTCGCTGGAACAAACACAGGCCGCCCTCGACCAGGTGGCGACCCGTCAAACCACTGGCAAGGTGGTCATTACTCGTTAA